One genomic region from Shewanella aestuarii encodes:
- a CDS encoding Na(+)/H(+) antiporter subunit D, protein MWMLELPPFVLFLIGGLIAATTRGKLRGALMIAIIVISGLHLWTVPEGIHLQLTFLDYELIPYRADKLSLMFGYIFHIAALIGIIYSLHVKDTVQQVATMFYAGSAIGAVFAGDLLTLFVFWELLAFTSVFLIWARRTSRAYSAGMRYLIMQVLSGVILLVGALFHIAETGSVSFDFIGLEGIAGWLIFIAFGIKCAFPFAHTWLTDAYPEATPTGTVILSAFTTKVAVYALARAYPGTELLIYIGAAMTCFPIFFAVIENDLRRVLAYSLINQVGFMVVGIGIGTSLALNGAVSHAFNDVIFKGLLFMSMGAVLHMTGRINGSDLGGLYKTMPKTTILCIVGAASISAFPLFSGFVSKSMVMTAAIETGHDWVWLMLLFASAGVFHHAGIKIPYFAFFAHDSGIKANDPPNNMLFAMFIAACLCIGIGIYPAALYSLLPYDTGYNPYDATHVLAQTQLLLFSALAFVWLNLKGKYPPELRSTHLDVDWVYRRLVPNALQRMFSVIWRVDGEVRQSIRGKLSQCQAFLARQYKGGGSFISSDYPSGNMVLWVAVILATYLFIGFVK, encoded by the coding sequence ATGTGGATGCTTGAGTTACCGCCCTTTGTCCTGTTTTTAATTGGCGGATTGATTGCTGCAACAACCCGTGGAAAACTGCGCGGAGCATTAATGATAGCCATTATTGTTATCAGCGGGTTGCACCTGTGGACCGTACCGGAGGGAATCCACCTACAGTTAACGTTTTTAGACTATGAACTGATTCCCTACCGAGCAGACAAATTAAGCCTAATGTTTGGCTACATTTTTCATATTGCGGCATTAATCGGCATTATTTATTCTTTGCACGTTAAAGATACCGTTCAGCAAGTGGCGACCATGTTTTACGCGGGCAGCGCTATTGGCGCAGTGTTTGCTGGTGACTTGCTGACGTTATTTGTGTTTTGGGAGCTACTGGCATTTACTTCAGTCTTTTTGATTTGGGCTCGTCGAACTTCTCGTGCTTACAGTGCTGGTATGCGCTACCTCATCATGCAAGTACTTTCGGGAGTTATTTTGCTGGTAGGTGCGCTGTTTCATATCGCAGAAACTGGCAGTGTCAGTTTTGATTTTATCGGATTAGAAGGCATTGCGGGTTGGCTTATATTTATTGCCTTTGGCATTAAATGCGCCTTTCCTTTTGCACACACTTGGCTTACCGACGCCTACCCTGAAGCCACACCAACTGGCACTGTTATTCTCAGTGCTTTTACCACTAAAGTGGCCGTTTATGCACTGGCTCGAGCCTACCCCGGCACAGAGCTATTAATTTATATTGGCGCAGCCATGACCTGCTTCCCCATCTTTTTTGCCGTTATTGAAAACGACTTACGACGGGTACTGGCATACAGCCTAATTAACCAAGTGGGCTTTATGGTGGTTGGCATTGGTATCGGCACTTCGCTGGCATTAAATGGGGCGGTGTCCCATGCCTTTAACGATGTCATCTTTAAAGGCTTACTATTTATGAGCATGGGTGCGGTATTGCATATGACGGGGCGAATAAATGGCTCCGATCTTGGCGGCCTTTATAAAACCATGCCTAAAACCACTATATTGTGTATTGTCGGTGCGGCCTCTATCTCAGCATTCCCACTGTTTAGCGGTTTTGTCAGTAAATCGATGGTAATGACTGCCGCCATTGAAACCGGCCATGACTGGGTTTGGTTAATGCTATTGTTTGCCTCGGCAGGGGTATTCCATCACGCAGGCATCAAGATCCCTTATTTTGCGTTTTTTGCCCATGACTCAGGCATTAAGGCCAATGATCCGCCAAACAATATGTTATTTGCCATGTTCATTGCGGCCTGCCTATGTATCGGTATTGGTATCTACCCTGCTGCACTTTATTCATTGCTGCCATATGACACTGGTTACAATCCTTATGATGCGACCCACGTACTTGCTCAAACACAGCTGTTATTATTCTCAGCACTGGCCTTTGTGTGGTTAAACCTTAAAGGTAAATACCCACCAGAACTACGCTCAACCCACCTTGATGTAGATTGGGTGTATAGACGCTTAGTGCCGAATGCTTTGCAGCGTATGTTTAGCGTAATTTGGCGAGTCGACGGAGAGGTTCGTCAATCAATACGTGGCAAACTTAGCCAATGTCAGGCGTTTTTAGCACGCCAATACAAAGGAGGCGGTAGCTTTATTTCTAGCGACTACCCCTCTGGCAATATGGTGCTTTGGGTGGCGGTTATTTTGGCAACGTATCTTTTTATTGGCTTTGTGAAATAG
- the gcvH gene encoding glycine cleavage system protein GcvH, with the protein MSNIPADLKYASSHEWIRLETDGSYTVGITDHAQELLGDMVFVELPEVGDTVTAGDDCAVAESVKAASDIYAPISGEVIAINEALEDSPELVNSDAFGDGWFFRVMPSDASEADALLDAEGYQEVIDEE; encoded by the coding sequence ATGAGCAACATTCCAGCAGATTTGAAATATGCTTCTTCACACGAGTGGATCCGTTTAGAAACCGATGGCAGCTACACTGTAGGTATCACTGATCACGCACAAGAGCTATTAGGTGACATGGTATTTGTTGAGTTACCAGAAGTTGGCGACACAGTAACAGCGGGCGACGATTGCGCTGTAGCTGAATCAGTTAAAGCGGCATCAGACATTTATGCACCTATTTCAGGTGAAGTGATTGCCATTAACGAAGCATTAGAAGATTCGCCAGAATTAGTAAACAGCGACGCATTTGGTGACGGTTGGTTCTTCCGTGTTATGCCATCTGACGCCTCTGAAGCTGACGCACTATTAGATGCTGAAGGCTACCAAGAAGTGATTGACGAAGAGTAA
- a CDS encoding CLCA_X family protein — MATRHSLLHHQRHFERIGPDYRQGESVSFLDIKHTFGLKHIRVGKWVNRTESALAANLIFDALADLANILRVPPELIGLRGSLRFAFGHGGQKGVQAHYSPAYRELALAKNAGAGALAHEFWHAFDHYIADKMYHNDSLLDPYHLNPYVCASDHWLADKPMINHPLNQQLSKLFEVTLLSNNSQHPSDYVRCAIALDKQQQSLYFAKPTEMMARAFEASIEMYSQTHAAIANPYLVNSTINSPLAKLGAYPDATHCAAIYQAIMAYFEPLGSAFDKQGR; from the coding sequence TTGGCTACACGGCATTCATTATTGCATCACCAACGTCATTTTGAACGCATTGGCCCTGATTACCGTCAGGGTGAGTCAGTGAGCTTTTTAGATATTAAACACACCTTTGGCCTGAAGCATATTCGCGTAGGCAAATGGGTTAATCGCACCGAATCGGCCTTAGCTGCTAATTTAATATTTGATGCATTGGCAGACTTAGCCAATATTTTACGTGTGCCACCAGAGTTAATTGGTCTTCGTGGTAGCTTACGCTTTGCGTTTGGGCATGGTGGGCAAAAAGGCGTACAGGCACATTACTCACCAGCTTACCGAGAATTAGCGTTAGCCAAAAATGCAGGCGCTGGCGCACTAGCCCATGAGTTTTGGCATGCGTTTGACCATTACATTGCCGACAAAATGTATCACAACGACAGCCTACTCGATCCTTATCACCTTAACCCCTACGTGTGCGCCAGTGACCATTGGTTAGCAGATAAACCAATGATAAACCATCCGCTTAATCAGCAATTATCGAAGTTGTTTGAGGTTACTTTACTCAGCAACAACAGCCAACACCCCAGCGATTATGTGCGCTGCGCCATTGCACTTGATAAACAGCAACAAAGCTTATACTTTGCCAAACCCACTGAAATGATGGCCCGCGCCTTTGAAGCCAGTATTGAAATGTACTCGCAAACACATGCCGCTATCGCCAACCCATATTTGGTTAACAGCACCATTAATTCACCCTTAGCAAAATTGGGCGCTTACCCTGACGCAACCCATTGCGCCGCCATTTACCAAGCCATCATGGCTTATTTTGAACCCTTAGGGAGTGCATTTGATAAACAAGGGCGTTAG
- a CDS encoding DUF6088 family protein, translated as MAALDAKVKSRNDVSSLVRNYVYHLQFGKAFTTKQILKKKKLGDDQSDAIASALSRMTKRKEIIRISNGVYYRPKQSRFGRLPIETKELVAAIAKNKDATIAPAGVTAVNALGLDTQLSMVKSFIISERVRAKIDVKNVKFEYKESFKFFVSHFNVKEENTKNKALILWSAFSYLDKSGFKLYEDELKLKFRSMLEPKVQTKFISALPRSMKWISESLERKEVDERVSKS; from the coding sequence ATGGCTGCTTTAGATGCAAAAGTAAAATCAAGAAATGATGTATCTTCATTGGTGAGGAACTATGTCTATCATTTGCAGTTTGGAAAAGCATTTACAACTAAACAAATTTTGAAAAAGAAAAAGTTGGGCGATGATCAGAGTGATGCAATAGCAAGTGCTCTAAGTCGCATGACGAAGAGAAAGGAAATTATTCGAATTTCAAATGGCGTTTACTACAGACCAAAACAAAGTCGTTTTGGGCGTTTACCTATCGAGACAAAAGAACTTGTAGCAGCTATTGCTAAAAACAAAGATGCGACTATTGCCCCAGCTGGTGTCACAGCGGTCAATGCTCTTGGCTTGGATACACAGCTTTCGATGGTGAAGAGTTTTATCATTTCAGAGCGTGTACGTGCGAAAATAGATGTTAAAAACGTTAAATTTGAATATAAAGAGTCTTTTAAATTTTTTGTTTCTCATTTTAATGTGAAAGAAGAAAATACGAAAAATAAAGCTCTGATTTTATGGAGTGCATTTTCGTATTTAGATAAGTCGGGATTTAAACTCTATGAAGATGAATTAAAGCTTAAGTTTAGATCAATGCTAGAACCAAAAGTACAAACCAAATTCATTAGCGCTCTACCTCGTTCAATGAAATGGATTTCTGAATCTCTCGAAAGGAAAGAAGTGGATGAGCGAGTTTCTAAATCTTGA
- a CDS encoding FAD-dependent oxidoreductase gives MYTSQTYDVAIIGGGMVGLATAIGLAEADLNVVVIDAGSTAQVTGEPKLRVSAINKASQQLLINLGAWPYLDHDRVSPYQKMAVWDKDGMGKINFDAHDISEAYLGSIIENDAISYALAKRASELSNITHIEQQRLSRVAFGEREAWLTLENGDNLSAALVVGADGANSWVRQQCNIPLTFWDYGHHAIVATVRTTELHHATARQVFLPNGPLAMLPLYEDNLCSIVWSTSPQQAQQLLAVDASEFGKALTAALDGRLGVCELVSERQAFPLRMRYARHFARHRMILAGDAAHTIHPLAGQGVNLGFLDAASIIETVVELHEQGKDIGEYSHLRSVERWRKAEAMEMIATMEGFKRLFAGDNPVKKAIRDIGLSLVDNVAGLKTVFIRQAIGNKMTLPKLCRDPNTPS, from the coding sequence ATGTATACAAGCCAAACCTATGATGTAGCTATTATTGGCGGTGGTATGGTGGGCTTAGCAACAGCCATTGGTTTAGCCGAAGCCGATTTAAACGTGGTGGTGATTGACGCAGGTAGCACAGCCCAAGTTACGGGCGAGCCTAAATTACGGGTAAGCGCCATTAATAAAGCCAGTCAGCAGCTTTTAATCAATTTAGGTGCGTGGCCATATCTAGATCATGACCGCGTAAGTCCATATCAAAAAATGGCCGTATGGGACAAAGACGGCATGGGCAAGATTAACTTTGATGCCCACGATATTAGCGAAGCTTATTTAGGCTCGATAATTGAAAACGACGCCATTAGTTATGCCCTCGCCAAACGTGCCAGCGAACTGAGCAACATTACTCATATTGAACAGCAGCGATTATCTCGCGTTGCCTTTGGTGAGCGTGAGGCATGGTTAACTCTTGAAAATGGTGACAACTTATCAGCGGCATTAGTGGTTGGCGCTGATGGTGCCAACTCATGGGTACGTCAGCAGTGCAATATTCCCCTTACTTTTTGGGATTATGGCCATCATGCCATAGTGGCCACAGTGCGCACGACCGAGCTGCATCACGCTACCGCGCGTCAGGTATTTTTACCCAATGGTCCCTTAGCTATGCTGCCATTATACGAAGACAACTTATGCTCGATTGTTTGGTCAACCTCACCGCAGCAGGCTCAGCAGCTATTGGCAGTAGATGCCAGCGAATTTGGCAAAGCACTCACCGCAGCCCTTGATGGCCGCTTAGGTGTGTGTGAGCTGGTTAGCGAGCGCCAAGCATTTCCTTTGCGTATGCGTTATGCCCGCCACTTTGCCCGTCACCGCATGATATTAGCTGGCGATGCAGCACATACAATTCACCCGTTAGCAGGCCAAGGCGTTAACCTTGGATTTTTAGATGCTGCCAGTATTATTGAAACGGTTGTTGAGCTTCATGAACAGGGTAAAGATATTGGCGAATATAGCCATTTACGCAGTGTTGAGCGTTGGCGTAAAGCTGAAGCCATGGAAATGATCGCCACCATGGAAGGCTTTAAACGTTTATTTGCAGGCGACAATCCCGTCAAAAAAGCCATTCGCGACATTGGATTATCGCTAGTTGATAATGTTGCTGGGCTAAAAACAGTGTTCATCAGACAGGCCATAGGCAATAAGATGACATTACCTAAACTGTGCCGTGATCCAAATACACCTTCTTAA
- a CDS encoding CueP family metal-binding protein produces the protein MFKKVLFSSLILFFMTACSQVNDTDIQAKAFSQLDHKQAVLQGHKWYKNDQGIVVRVHPDKVTATFANGKQADVAIPEDKFLLSIAPWITYTHPCGNHVPTGCTGELIGEEMHMSAVDVETGEELMNQMVTLQHDGFIDFWVPRNRKLEFTFHHGDKNGVWREAKEVLTTNLNSRTCITTMQLVAMNETTPTVTHQEASAHHKHH, from the coding sequence ATGTTTAAAAAAGTATTATTTAGCAGCCTTATTTTATTTTTTATGACAGCCTGCTCACAGGTCAACGACACCGATATTCAAGCCAAAGCGTTTAGTCAACTTGACCACAAACAAGCCGTTTTACAAGGGCATAAATGGTACAAAAATGACCAAGGCATTGTTGTACGCGTTCATCCTGATAAAGTCACTGCAACTTTCGCCAATGGTAAGCAAGCTGATGTTGCCATTCCAGAAGATAAGTTTCTTCTATCAATCGCCCCTTGGATAACCTACACCCACCCATGTGGCAATCATGTTCCAACGGGTTGCACTGGTGAGCTCATCGGCGAAGAAATGCATATGTCAGCTGTGGATGTTGAAACAGGCGAAGAACTGATGAATCAAATGGTAACCCTTCAACATGATGGTTTTATCGATTTCTGGGTACCTCGTAATCGCAAACTGGAGTTCACTTTCCACCACGGTGACAAAAACGGAGTATGGCGCGAAGCGAAAGAAGTATTAACAACCAATTTAAATAGCCGTACTTGCATCACTACCATGCAGCTAGTGGCAATGAATGAAACCACTCCAACAGTAACTCACCAAGAAGCATCAGCCCACCATAAACACCACTAG
- the gcvP gene encoding aminomethyl-transferring glycine dehydrogenase: MTKQTLTQLEQHELFLTRHIGPNLAQQQEMLNFVGAESLEDLTAQTVPGKIRLPQELTIGDSCGEAEGTAYIRNIADKNKVFKSYIGMGYYGVQVPNVILRNVFENPGWYTAYTPYQPEIAQGRLEAILNFQQMSMDLTGLDLASASLLDEATAAAEAMALAKRVSKAKKANTFFVADDVFPQTLDVVKTRAECFGFEVVVGPAHEAVNYELFGALFQYTNRHGQINDYTELFATLRESKAIITVAADIMSLVLLKSPGAMGADVVFGSAQRFGVPMGYGGPHAAFFVARDEHKRSMPGRIIGVSKDSRGNQALRMAMQTREQHIRREKANSNICTAQILLANMASFYAVFHGPQGLKTIASRINRFGDILAAGLQAKGLSLVNNTWFDTISVQGADVAAINARALAAEINLRIDADGVFGISLDETTTRADVAVLFDVILGAGHGLDVAALDAQIVANGSQSIPAALVRQDAVLTHPTFNRYQSETEMMRYIKRLENKDLALNHSMISLGSCTMKLNAAVEMLPVSWPEFANMHPFCPLDQAQGYTQLINELSDFLVNITGYDAVCIQPNSGAQGEYAGLLAIKKYHESRGDAHRDICLIPQSAHGTNPASAQLAGMKVVVTACDKQGNVDLEDLRAKASELADRLSCIMITYPSTHGVYEESIREVCDIVHQYGGQVYLDGANMNAQVGLTSPGFIGADVSHLNLHKTFAIPHGGGGPGMGPIGVKAHLAPFVAGHKVVKPGRESDNNGAVSAAPYGSASILPISWMYIKLLGTKGVTQSTQMALLNANYVMKKLSAHYPVLFTGRNDRVAHECIIDLRPIKEASGVTEMDIAKRLNDYGFHAPTMSFPVAGTLMIEPTESESKVELDRFIEAMISIRGEIAKVEAGEWPADNNPLHNAPHTMADIMDPEFDTRPYSREVAVFPSASVKANKFWPTVNRIDDVYGDRNLMCSCAPMEDYQ, encoded by the coding sequence ATGACCAAGCAAACCCTTACACAATTAGAACAGCACGAATTATTTTTAACTCGTCACATTGGGCCAAACCTAGCGCAACAACAAGAAATGTTGAACTTTGTTGGTGCTGAGTCGTTAGAAGACTTAACCGCTCAAACTGTGCCGGGCAAAATTCGTTTACCACAGGAATTAACCATTGGTGATTCATGTGGCGAAGCTGAAGGCACAGCTTATATCCGAAATATTGCTGATAAAAACAAAGTATTTAAAAGCTATATCGGAATGGGCTACTACGGCGTACAAGTGCCGAATGTCATCTTGCGTAATGTGTTTGAAAACCCAGGTTGGTACACAGCCTATACTCCTTATCAACCAGAAATCGCACAAGGCCGTTTAGAAGCGATTTTAAACTTCCAACAAATGTCGATGGACTTAACTGGTCTTGATTTAGCATCAGCCTCATTACTTGATGAAGCCACCGCCGCCGCTGAAGCTATGGCATTAGCCAAGCGTGTGTCTAAAGCCAAAAAAGCCAATACTTTCTTCGTTGCTGACGACGTATTCCCACAAACATTAGACGTGGTAAAAACGCGTGCAGAATGTTTTGGTTTTGAAGTGGTTGTTGGCCCAGCACATGAAGCCGTTAACTACGAGCTATTTGGTGCGTTGTTCCAATACACTAACCGTCACGGCCAAATTAATGATTACACCGAGCTATTTGCTACTTTGCGTGAAAGCAAAGCCATTATTACCGTAGCGGCTGACATTATGTCGTTAGTGTTACTGAAATCACCCGGCGCAATGGGCGCAGACGTGGTATTTGGTAGCGCGCAACGCTTTGGCGTACCAATGGGATACGGCGGGCCACACGCTGCATTCTTTGTTGCCCGTGATGAGCACAAGCGTTCAATGCCGGGTCGTATCATTGGTGTGTCAAAAGACAGCCGTGGTAATCAAGCACTGCGTATGGCAATGCAAACGCGCGAACAACATATTCGCCGAGAAAAAGCCAACTCAAACATTTGTACAGCGCAAATCTTACTTGCCAACATGGCATCGTTTTACGCGGTATTCCACGGTCCACAGGGTTTAAAAACCATTGCATCACGCATTAATCGTTTTGGAGATATTTTAGCTGCAGGTTTGCAAGCTAAAGGGTTAAGCCTAGTTAACAACACTTGGTTTGACACCATCAGCGTTCAAGGCGCAGATGTGGCAGCCATTAACGCTCGCGCACTTGCCGCTGAAATTAACCTGCGTATTGATGCCGATGGTGTGTTTGGTATCAGCTTAGATGAAACCACCACTCGTGCTGACGTGGCGGTATTATTTGATGTAATTTTAGGTGCAGGCCATGGCTTAGATGTGGCTGCATTAGATGCGCAAATTGTGGCAAATGGTAGCCAATCTATTCCGGCTGCCCTTGTTCGCCAAGACGCAGTATTAACCCATCCAACATTCAATCGCTACCAAAGCGAAACTGAAATGATGCGTTATATCAAGCGTTTAGAAAACAAAGATTTAGCGTTAAACCACTCAATGATCTCGTTAGGCTCATGCACCATGAAGCTAAACGCAGCCGTTGAAATGCTACCCGTTAGCTGGCCAGAATTTGCCAACATGCACCCATTCTGCCCGCTAGATCAAGCACAAGGTTATACCCAATTAATTAACGAGTTATCTGACTTTTTAGTTAACATCACAGGTTACGACGCCGTGTGTATTCAGCCAAACTCTGGCGCACAAGGCGAGTACGCTGGCTTATTAGCCATTAAAAAGTACCACGAGTCACGCGGCGACGCGCACCGTGATATTTGCTTAATTCCACAATCTGCCCACGGCACTAACCCTGCGTCAGCGCAACTTGCGGGTATGAAGGTAGTGGTAACGGCCTGTGACAAACAAGGTAACGTTGATTTAGAAGACTTACGCGCTAAAGCAAGCGAGCTTGCTGATCGTTTATCGTGCATTATGATCACCTACCCATCTACCCACGGTGTGTATGAAGAATCTATCCGTGAAGTATGCGACATTGTTCACCAGTACGGTGGCCAAGTGTACCTAGACGGTGCCAACATGAACGCGCAAGTAGGTTTAACATCGCCTGGCTTTATTGGCGCAGACGTATCACACTTAAACCTACACAAAACCTTTGCTATTCCGCACGGCGGTGGTGGTCCTGGTATGGGCCCAATTGGTGTTAAAGCTCATTTAGCGCCATTTGTAGCGGGTCATAAAGTGGTTAAGCCGGGTCGTGAAAGCGACAACAATGGCGCTGTTTCTGCCGCACCTTATGGCAGTGCAAGCATTTTACCTATCAGCTGGATGTACATTAAGCTGTTAGGCACTAAAGGTGTGACGCAATCAACTCAAATGGCATTGCTAAACGCTAACTACGTGATGAAAAAGCTATCTGCACATTACCCAGTATTATTTACTGGCCGTAATGACCGCGTAGCCCACGAATGTATTATCGACTTACGCCCAATTAAAGAAGCGTCAGGCGTGACTGAAATGGACATTGCTAAGCGTCTAAACGACTATGGTTTCCACGCGCCAACCATGAGCTTCCCAGTTGCGGGTACGCTAATGATTGAGCCAACAGAATCAGAATCAAAAGTTGAACTAGACCGCTTTATTGAAGCCATGATTTCTATTCGTGGCGAAATAGCCAAAGTAGAAGCAGGCGAGTGGCCAGCCGACAACAACCCATTGCACAATGCACCACACACCATGGCAGATATTATGGACCCAGAGTTTGATACTCGTCCATACAGCCGCGAAGTGGCCGTGTTCCCAAGTGCATCAGTTAAGGCCAACAAGTTCTGGCCAACGGTTAACCGTATTGATGATGTTTATGGGGATAGGAATTTGATGTGTAGTTGTGCACCAATGGAAGATTATCAGTAA
- the gcvT gene encoding glycine cleavage system aminomethyltransferase GcvT, whose translation MASKTVLFNKHLESNAKMVDFHGWEMPINYGSQIEEHHAVRQDAGMFDVSHMTVVDVTGTDACAFLRKLLANDVAKLTVPGKALYGGMLDENAGIIDDLITYYLSDTHYRVVVNSATREKDLAWINKQAAAFDVTITERPELAMIAVQGPNAKAKAATVFTPEQNAAVEGMKPFFGVQSDSLFIATTGYTGEAGYELIVPEAEAEALWQALLDAGVRPCGLGARDTLRLEAGMNLYGLDMDESINPLAANMGWTVAWEPSDRDFIGRAALTELKAAGTDKLVGLVMEEKGVLRHDMPVFFTDENGVEHQGAITSGTFSPTLGYSIAMARVPNGIGATAEVEMRKKRVTVKVIAPSFVRNGKQAF comes from the coding sequence ATGGCCAGCAAAACAGTACTCTTCAATAAGCATTTAGAATCAAACGCCAAGATGGTGGATTTTCATGGTTGGGAAATGCCAATCAACTATGGTTCGCAAATCGAAGAGCATCACGCTGTTCGTCAAGATGCAGGTATGTTTGACGTGTCACACATGACCGTTGTAGACGTGACCGGCACAGACGCATGTGCATTTTTACGCAAGCTACTTGCCAATGATGTTGCCAAACTTACCGTACCGGGCAAAGCCTTATACGGCGGCATGTTAGATGAAAACGCCGGTATCATCGACGACCTTATCACTTACTACCTAAGCGATACCCATTACCGCGTTGTGGTTAACTCAGCCACCCGTGAAAAAGACTTAGCATGGATCAACAAACAAGCTGCCGCCTTTGATGTCACCATCACTGAGCGCCCAGAACTCGCCATGATCGCTGTACAAGGCCCTAACGCTAAAGCTAAAGCGGCCACAGTATTTACCCCTGAGCAAAATGCTGCCGTTGAAGGCATGAAGCCATTTTTTGGGGTGCAATCCGATAGCTTATTTATCGCCACCACAGGTTACACCGGTGAAGCAGGCTACGAACTCATTGTTCCAGAAGCGGAAGCTGAAGCTTTATGGCAAGCTTTATTAGATGCAGGCGTACGCCCATGTGGTTTAGGCGCGCGTGACACCCTACGCTTAGAAGCGGGTATGAACCTATACGGTTTAGACATGGACGAAAGTATTAATCCATTAGCCGCAAACATGGGGTGGACTGTGGCATGGGAGCCAAGTGACCGCGATTTTATTGGCCGCGCTGCATTAACTGAATTAAAAGCGGCAGGAACTGACAAATTAGTCGGTTTAGTCATGGAAGAAAAAGGCGTTTTACGCCATGATATGCCAGTGTTTTTTACCGATGAAAACGGTGTAGAACATCAAGGTGCGATCACCAGCGGGACTTTCTCGCCAACTTTAGGCTATTCTATTGCCATGGCTCGTGTGCCAAACGGTATTGGTGCTACAGCTGAAGTTGAAATGCGTAAAAAACGCGTTACGGTAAAAGTGATTGCCCCAAGCTTTGTGCGTAACGGTAAACAAGCATTCTAG
- a CDS encoding nucleotidyl transferase AbiEii/AbiGii toxin family protein, with the protein MSEFLNLDFEARREALLAAQEQHASNLPAYIIEKDYWVTITLKVLYLAIAPKLSGRSPNPFVFKGGTSLSKCFNVINRMSEDIDLSLSLDLLGHNAVIKQEGISRKKLQQAANQIQDTAKKFVAETLFDEVSQELKKFDSSISLKIEDNGLDIGIYYPLALGEGEYGTGVLPRVLLETGGLSDDNPTETVQIQHMLGESIDSLYDEPFEVVALAPVRTMLEKMFGVHTNLTQKKIQDKYARHLFDIVQLSSAYPNWHQQSALFFNHVDFSDANYKTHQESCDTARQGPLKLCPDCEDMDSHYRSDWEKMSDMFPGGALPHTYEKLIEQVKVIEVHANKTFFV; encoded by the coding sequence ATGAGCGAGTTTCTAAATCTTGATTTTGAAGCAAGAAGAGAAGCGCTACTTGCTGCTCAAGAACAACACGCAAGTAATTTACCTGCTTACATTATTGAAAAGGATTATTGGGTAACAATTACTCTGAAGGTACTGTATTTAGCAATAGCACCTAAACTATCGGGTAGGTCTCCTAACCCCTTTGTTTTTAAAGGCGGAACGTCATTATCAAAATGTTTTAATGTGATAAACAGAATGTCTGAAGATATAGATTTATCTCTCTCTTTGGATCTGCTTGGTCACAATGCTGTAATTAAACAAGAAGGAATCAGTCGAAAAAAATTACAGCAGGCAGCTAATCAAATACAAGATACGGCTAAAAAGTTTGTTGCTGAGACGTTGTTTGACGAAGTGTCCCAAGAGTTAAAAAAGTTTGATTCTTCAATTAGTCTCAAGATCGAAGATAATGGTCTTGATATCGGTATTTATTACCCCTTAGCGCTTGGGGAAGGTGAATACGGTACTGGCGTGTTACCAAGGGTTCTCCTTGAAACAGGAGGTTTGTCCGACGACAATCCAACAGAGACTGTTCAAATCCAACATATGTTGGGAGAGTCGATAGACAGCTTATATGATGAGCCGTTTGAGGTGGTAGCGTTAGCTCCTGTTAGAACGATGCTTGAAAAAATGTTTGGTGTGCATACCAATTTGACTCAAAAAAAGATTCAGGATAAGTACGCTCGGCATTTATTTGATATTGTTCAGCTTAGTTCAGCCTATCCCAATTGGCATCAACAAAGTGCTCTCTTTTTTAATCATGTTGATTTCTCTGACGCTAATTATAAAACTCATCAAGAATCATGTGACACTGCTCGTCAGGGGCCACTGAAATTGTGTCCTGATTGTGAAGACATGGATTCTCACTACCGAAGTGACTGGGAAAAAATGAGTGATATGTTCCCCGGAGGAGCGTTGCCTCATACCTATGAAAAATTAATTGAACAAGTAAAGGTTATCGAAGTTCATGCAAACAAAACATTCTTTGTTTGA